Proteins co-encoded in one Grus americana isolate bGruAme1 chromosome 12, bGruAme1.mat, whole genome shotgun sequence genomic window:
- the VMA21 gene encoding vacuolar ATPase assembly integral membrane protein VMA21, producing MRPPLRRASGSPEASVERGAEGVVAVMERYNQAALSAVPVPDFRQNEGSLTSTLRTLLFFTALMITLPVGLYFSSKAYIFEGTLGMSDRDSYFYAAIVAVVTVHVVLALFVYVAWNEGSRQWREGKQD from the exons ATGCGCCCTCCACTCCGGCGGGCTTCCGGCAGCCCAGAAGCTTCGGTGGAGCGGGGCGCTGAGGGGGTGGTGGCGGTGATGGAGCGTTACAACCAGGCGGCGCTGAGCGCGGTGCCCGTGCCCGACTTCAGGCA aaatgaggGTTCATTAACATCAACTTTAAGAACACTTCTATTCTTCACAGCTCTAATGATCACATTACCTGTTGGGCTATATTTTTCATCAAAGGCTTATATATTTGAAG gTACCTTAGGAATGTCCGACAGAGACAGCTATTTTTATGCTGCCATAGTTGCTGTAGTTACTGTTCACGTGGTACTTGCTCTCTTTGTATATGTAGCATGGAATGAAGGTTCTCGACAATGGCGGGAAGGCAAACAGGACTAG